CAGGAACTATTATCCCATCTAAATTTTTTATTAAATCTATTCCCTTGTTTTCGATATCTTCTGAATTTATGTACTTGATATTAACTCTAGAATTTGTATGTATGCCAGCATGCGCTAAAGCCTCAATTAAAGATTTATAGGATTCAGTGAAATCTATATATTTACCAATTATTCCAATATCAACATCACAGCTAGGATTTTCAATCCTCTCTACTAGTTTTTTCCAAACAGAGAGATCAGCTGGTGATGGATTGAAACACATAGTTTTACATACTATATCATCTACTCCTTGTTCCTGAAGTATGGATGGAATTTTATATATAGAGTCAACATTCCAAACAGATATTACTGATTCCATTGGAACATTTGAAAACATCGATATTTTAGATCTTTCCTCGCTAGAAATACGTCTACTAGCTCTACATAGGATAACATCAGGAAATATACCTATCTCACGTAATTTTTGTACAGAATGCTGTGTTGGCTTGGTCTTTAGCTCACTAGATGAAGATACTGATGGCACTAATGTAAGATGCATGAAAAAAAAATTACTCCTGCCTAATAATAAACTCATTTGTCTTACTGCTTCTAGAAAAGGTAAAGACTCTATATCACCAACAGTTCCACCTATCTCTACAATTGCTATATCAGCGTCACCTTCAAAACTATTATTAGCTCCTTTAACAATAAAATCTTGTATTTCATTAGTAATATGCGGAATAACTTGTACAGTATTCCCAAGATAATCACCACGACGTTCTTTTTTAATTACAGAATCATAAATTTGACCTGTAGTAAAATTATTAAATCTAGTCATTCTAGTAGATATAAAACGCTCGTAATGACCTAAATCTAAATCAGTCTCTGCTCCATCCTCTGTGACAAACACCTCTCCATGCTGGAATGGGCTCATAGTGCCAGGATCTACATTAATGTATGGGTCCAACTTTAACATAGTTACACGAAGACCTCGTGATTCTAAAATAGCAGCTAATGAAGCAGCAGTGACTCCTTTCCCTAGAGAAGAAACTACTCCACCGGTAATAAATATATACTTAATCATCGTATTCTAATGGCAAATTGAAATAATAGTGCATCAAGTATTAAACTAAGGCACTAATGAACAGAAAGTTACAAGCAATAAAAATATACTAATATCATAACTTCTTTGAGGAATTTTATAACAATCTTTGTTATATATATATATATATATTGACCAAGATAACATAAAATTTGCGAATATTATGGACTTTACCATTTTTTATAATTTTAAAGATTATTAATATTCGTAAAACATCTATCTATAATTATTTGGATTTTATATTATATATTCATAGTAAATTATGAAATTAATATGTAGTATTGGATCTTAGCTTAGCATTATATTAGTTCGTATCAATTTAATAAATAGTATGGGAAACATATGCACCAAGAAGAATCCGTATATTATGATGTTATTATAGTCGGAGCTGGACCTTCTGGCATATCAGCAGGCATTAAACTTAAACAGCTAGCCATAGATAAAAAAACAGATATAAAGGTTTGCATAATAGAAAAGAGTCTAGAGCTAGGTGATCATATCTTGTCAGGAGCCATTGTAGATATAAAATCTATCAGAGAGCTGTTACCTAATTTCAATGTTGAGGAATCAGGATTATTTACAGCAATCAATGAAGAAAAATTCCTATACCTCAAAAAAGATAAATATTTTAATGTGCCTAATTTTCTTTTGCCAAATTGCCTAAAAAACAATGGCTGCTATTTAACTAGATTAGGACATTTAGTCAAATGGATGGGAAACAAAGCAGAAGAATTAGGAGTTGATGTTTTCACTGGATTTGCAGCAACAAATTTATTGTACAACTCTAAAGATGAAGTATGTGGAATAACGACAGGAAGCTTTGGTTTAGATAGAGAAGGAAATAAAACTAGCCATTTTCAAGCAGGATTAAATATATTATCTAAGCATACCGTATTAGCAGAAGGATCTAGAGGAAGCTTAGGAAAAAAAGTTATCGAGCACTTTAACCTTGATAAAGAAAGAAACCAACAAAGATATTCTATTGGAATAAAGGAGATATGGGAAATAGATCATAGCAAATCAAATCCTGGGCTTGTAGTTCATACAATTGGTTGGCCGTTAGATGATAAAGCTAATGGCGGAGCTTTTCTGTATAATATGGATAAGGACCTTGTATCTGTCGGCATGGTTATCGATCTAAACTATAGCAACCCTTGGTTATCACCATTCGAAGAATTTCAAAGTTATAAAACTCACCCTGTAATAAACAATATTTTAGAGAATGGAAAAAGATTATCATATGGTGCTAAATCTATAACAATGGGAGGATTATTATCCTTGCCTAAACTATGCTTTAAAGGCGGCATATTAATAGGATGTGATGCTGGATTTTTAAACTCATCTCGCTTAAAAGGTATACATACTGCAATAGAAAGCGGAATAATTGCTGCAGAATCAATTATAGAAAGTATGTTGCTAGATAAAAATACTGTAGAAAATAACGAGCTAGTTATTTACACTAAAAAAATTAAAGCATCAGGTCTTTATAAAGAACTGAATAAATCTAGGAATTTTAAACAATGGAGCAACAAATATAAAATAGTTGCATTATTAATGATAGTATTAGAACAAAAAATATTTAGAGGTCATTTCTTTTGGAATCTGTATTCGAAAAAATCAGACAATGAATCCCTGAAGCCAGCAATTTTTTTTGATCAAATAATCTATCAAAAGCCTAATTATAAAACAACATTCGATATAGACAGCTCAGTTTTCTTATCAAATACTCGTTATGAAAAGAATGAGCCTGTACATCTAAAAATCAATAATTCGGAAACACCTATACTCATAAACCTAAAATACTATGCAGGACCTGAAGCTAGATATTGTCCAGCAGGAGTATATAATTTTATCAAGGATGAAAACGGCAATCACAAGCTACATGTTAATTCAGAAAACTGCATACATTGTAAAACTTGTGATATAAAAGACATTACACAAAATATAACCTGGGAGACACCTCAAGGAGGTAGCGGCCCTGCTTACAACGGTATGTAATTTTCTAAAAAGGACCTGATAATTTATCAAAAATGGATATATTCTCTACAGTTGAAATATCTTGGTTAATATCCTCACCATTAGCAATAGATCTTAGTAATCTCCTCATGATTTTACCAGATCTTGTCTTTGGTAGGCTATCACAGAATATAATATCTTTTGGTTTAGCTATAGGCCCTATTTCACAAGAAATCCAATTACGTAACTCCTTCGCTATATTGATAGCCTCATCTTTAGAAGGCTTATCCCCCTTCATAACTATAAAAGCAACCACAGCTTCACCAGTAGTATCATCAGATCGTCCTATAACAGCTGCCTCTGAAACCTTAATATTTGAAACCAAAGCTGATTCTATCTCCATTGTTCCTAATCTATGACCTGATACATTTAGAACATCATCAATCCTACCCATAATCCAAAAATATCCATCACTGTCACGTTGTGCCCCATCTCCTGCTAAATAATAGCCACGAAGCTCTTCTGGAAAATAACTTGTTATAAAACGTTCGGTATTTCCCCATATATTACGTATCATTCCAGGCCATGGTTTTTTAATCACTAAAAATCCACCGGTAAAGTTGGGAACTTCCTCTCCAGACTCGTCAACTATAGCAGCAGATATTCCAGGAAGAGGTAATGAACAAGAGCCTGGTTTTAAATAACTTAAACAAGGCAACGGTGTTATCATGTGTCCTCCTGTCTCTGTTTGCCACCAGGTATCAGCAACTGGACAATTCCCTTTACCTACATTTTCATAATACCATTTCCATGTATTAGGACTAATAGGCTCACCGACAGATCCTATTATGCGCAAACTACTGAGATCAAAATTCTCTGGATGTACATTGTTATCAATATCTGATGATTTTATTAAAGAACGTATAGCTGTAGGAGCAGTATAAAAAACACTAACTCTATGATTTTCTATCATTTTCCAAAATCTAGCAGAATTAGGATAAGTTGGTACTCCTTCAAAAATTACCTGTGTAAGACCTATAGACAAAGGGCCATAAGCAATATACGTATGTCCAGTTATCCAACCAACATCAGCTGTGCACCAAAAGATATCGTTATCATGAGTATCGAATGTCCATCGCATTGTCATTTTAGCCCATAATAAATAACCTGCGGATGAATGTTGTATACCTTTAGGCTTTCCGGTTGATCCTGATGTGTATAAAACAAATAAAGGATGCTCTGCATCAACAAAAACAGGATCACAATAATCTAATTCATTTTCCTCTATATCATTCATCCATAAATCACGACCATTAAACCAATTAATATCGCTTCCAATACGCTTATAAACAATAACATTTTTTATATTTTCACACTTTCCTAAATTAATTGCATCGTCAACAGCTGCTTTTAATGGTATTTTTTTACCACCTCTTTTTTGATAGTCAGAAGTAATAATAATAGATGCTCCAATATCTAATATACGCTCATGTAAACTCTTAGAAGAAAACCCGCCGAACACCACGGAATGAATTATCCCTAGTCTTGCACAGGCTTGCATAGCTACAATTACTTCAATAGACATAGGCATATATATTACACATCTGTCTCCGATTTTATAACCTAGATTTTTTAGACCGTTCGCAAATCTACAAACTCTTTTAAGTAAATTCTTATAAGTAATACTTGTGATTTCGCCATCATCAGATTCAAATATAATTGCAGTTTTATCTGAGTTTCCATTTGTCAAATGAACATCTAAACAATTAAATGTTACATTTATTTTTCCATCTATAAACCATTTATAATGAGGCTTGTTAGAATCATCCAATACCTTAGTAAAGACCTTAGACCAAGATAAAAGCTCAGTAGCGTAATCACCCCAAAATTTTTCAAAATTATTTTCTGCTTTTAAACATAAATTTTTATAAGATTCATAGCTAGGAATTGATGCTCCTAACACGTTACAATTTGTATTTGATACCTTATCATCTGTCATGAACGACTGGATCGCATTAGACATAATGCTATCTCCATTTAATTATTTTTTAAATTTTTATAACACAAATATTTTTACACTAATCAACTAAACGGCTATAAGTGAATCTATGCCTGCTCTAGCTATATCAGCATCTTCGTTTGATTTTGCTCCAGATACACCGACAGCACCAATAATATTATTTTCTATAATAATTGGCACGCCACCTTCTAACATTCCTTCTATTATGGGAGCTGATAGAAATGAATAACGACCAGAATTTATTATTTCTTCATATACTAATGATTCTCTTCTGCCTAAAGCTGATGTCTTTGCCTTAGCTAAGGATATATGGGATGATATTGCTGGTGCTCCATCAAGACGCAACATTCCCAATAGATGCCCTCCATCATCTACTACTGATATTGCCACATTCAAATTTTTATTTAATGAATACAACTCAGAAGATTTTATTATTAATTTTACATCATCTGCTGTAAGAAAATATTTAGACTTCATAATTACCTCTTTATAAAATACAATCTAATAATTAATTCAAATTATTAATAACATATACAGTTCCATATATGATTAAATATAAAATGGAATAGTATATTTACATGGTCTGGGTACTAACTTAAATAGAAAAGCAAGGTTGATTAATTCTCAAACAATCCTAATATATCCTAGTCAAAATGGAAAACATAGAAGCAAACTATAAACACCTAAGATCGGCTATAAAGGCAACTAAACTTGTAATAAATATTTGCTTGGTTACAATGATAGTTTTTGTGTTATCTATTGTTACAGGGTGCTCTACACTAGATAGTTATAATAAAACTAAAACTAAAACAAAGAAGTATTATAATAGAATTCAGGAACAGAAAAAGCTACATTCTACCGTAAAAAATAGCTTTAAAAAATCTGATATTAAAAAGAAGAATAAAAGATTCTATCTTTTTGTTAGTGAGGCATTGGATAATTTAGGCAAACCTTATCATTTTGGTGGGGAAAATCCACGTGATGGGTTTGACTGTAGTGGTCTAATTTATTATTGCGCAAAAAAATCTTTAAATATAAATCTACCAAGAACATCTAAAAAAATCGCAGAAATGAGTAAGCCAGTGAAAAAAAATCAATTGCAAACTGGTGACTTACTATTCTTTAATATAAATAGAAATAAATATTCACATGTAGGCATATACTTATGTGATGATCTTTTCATACATTCGCCTAGAAGTGGTAGGTATGTAGAAATAAGCAGCATTAAAAAAAGCTACTGGTCTAGAAAATTTATAGCTGCCCATAGAATAATAAAATAGTATCTAAATAAAACTTGTATTACTCCTTATATATGAATTTAAATTTAATATTTGGTTCATTAGAAACATATTAAATAATATAACTAGTATATGAGGCATTAATACGCCAATGAATGAACTAATATTCTGATAAAAAACTAAAGATCTTACCAAATTTGTCAAACTTATATATAGAAAACATATCAACAAAGATATAAGTGAATTTATAAATCCTCCATTTCTAGTATTTATAAATCCTAGCGGCACCGCCAAAAATGATAAGTTTAAAAACATTATAAAAGATGAAAAACGCCAAACTATATGGAAGATAGAAGACAAGCTGTTATCATGTATTAAATCAATTATAGAGCTACATTTTAATAATTTGTTTTCAGAATTTTTCACATTGTTATCACTATTAAAATGCATGCCATAATTATCGAAATGATATAAAAAAGAGTCTAGTCCTGATATACTAGGAGGCATATCTAAGCGATCTACATTGCGCATAACAATAGAGCTATTATCTCCATTTATTACAAAATTTACTCTTTCTGCCACTATTATAGATAGATAACCATCTTCTGTAATTTTATTAATAAATACATCACTACATACTAAACTTGTATTAGTACAATTTTCTGCAAAAAAAATGAAATTATTATCGCTAGATTTTATAAATCTACCTGAGGAGTTTTTATATAAATTTACTTGGCTTTCTTGTGAATATATATTGTTAATTTTATCAATCTGCCGATAAGCCCACGGAGATAAAAATAGTGATAAGATTAGAACAATTATAGATATTGGTGCTGATACTTTAGATACAGGAATAAACCAATTTTTTAAAGATACTCCACTGGAAAGCCATACAATCATCTCATGTTCTAAACTACTACGCATTACAGTAAATAGAACAGCAATGAACATCGCAACTTGTATAATAATAGGAGATGCTGTAATTAATGATAATACTGACAAGATAAAAATTATTTTTATAGATATTACTTCGAAATGAGTAATTAAACGAACAACAAAAAAACATATCCAGACCATGGTTAATACTAATAACTGTATAGAAAAACGATTAATAATTTCTCTAGCTACAAAGTGACTGAATATTGACTGCATCAAAATATTTAAACAATATATTATTATAGGAATAAAAAATTACATGGAAATTAACATATCAAACAATATCAATAAAATACATGAAATACAAACTGAAGCTATAAGTATAGGTATATTTTCTGATGAGGATTTAATAAATAGCTCTGAGATAACCAGGAAAATAGATAGCGACACCATTATAAATCTGATAAAAAATGATTTTCAAGCAAATATAGGACAAATTATAGTTTTATATAATATAAATAACATATTAGCAAAAAGGATAATCTTAGTAGGGTTAGGAAAAAAAACAAAATTTAGCGTCGATAATTACATAAGAGCCGAAGAAACATTAGTAAAAACATGCATTTCTCACAATATTAGCGAATATTGCTCTGCTTTGATAATGCGACTGGATACCAATATATGCAAAAAGACTGCAATAAGAAATGCTGTTATATCAATTAAAAATGCTACGTATAAATATACTGAAACAATAAGTGAAAAAGAAAACAAAAAAATAAGATGTTTTACAATTGTAACGAACGAAAAAGATCAAGAAAAAATAAAAAATGGTGCAGATGAAGGTAACTATATAGCAAATGGCATATCACTTTCTAGAAAACTTGCAGATTTACCTAGCAATATATGCACGCCATCTCATATAGCGAAAACAGCTAAGGAATTAGCTGATGAATTTGATTCTATTAGCGTAAATATTATGGATTACGAACAAGTATATAAACTAGGCATGAGAGCATTTATATCAGTAGCTAAAGGATCAAAAGAACCATTAAAATTTATAGAGATAATGTATAAAAGCAATAAAAAAAACAATAAAGACCCTATAGTTATAATAGGAAAAGGCATTACTTTTGATTCTGGCGGAATTTCATTAAAACCTTCTAATTCTATGCATGAGATGAAATATGATATGTGTGGAGCTTCTACTGTAATCGGCCTGTTCAAAGTAATACCACAATTAAAAATAGATCGCGATATAATAGGACTAATACCAGCCTGTGAAAATATGCCTAGCGGAAACTCCAATAAGCCAGGTGATGTTGTATCTAGCATGTCTGGGAAGACAATAGAAATTATCAATACTGATGCTGAGGGACGATTAATTCTATGTGATGCATTAACCTATGCAAAAAAATTTAATCCGGATCTTGTAATTGACATAGCAACATTAACTGGAGCTTGTGTTATTGCTCTTGGAAATGTTTATACAGGGTTATTTTCAAATAATGATGAAATAGCAAAAAAAATCATACGAGCTGGAAAATCTTCTAAAGATCCAGTTTGGAGAATGCCCGTAGATATATCTTATTTAGATTTATTAAAATCAAATTTTGCTGATTTGTCAAATACAGGAGGAGCATCTGCTGGAGCAATAACAGCTGCTTGCTTTTTATCAGAATTTGCAGAAACATATAAATGGGCACATCTTGATATAGCAGGAACAGCTTGGAAAAAAAATAATAAAGGATCTACAGGAAGACCTATTCCATTACTAGTAAATTTTTTGATAGATATTAATAATGGAAATTAATTTTATTTTTGGAATAAAAAAAAGGATGGATGCTGTCTGTCAAATAATAAATGGATACTATCTAAATAAAAGGAGAGTAGTTGTATATTCTAACGAATATGATATTTTATGCAAACTAAATATAATGTTATGGACTTTCAAAGACGTATCTTTTATACCACACTCATTCTATCAAAAAAAAAACAATTGCGAAGAGGAATATATAATTATTTCTGATTATCTATCACAAACAAGCCACATAAAAAACAATGAGATGTTGTTGGTTAACATGTCTAATATCTTACCCTTGTGTTATAATGACTTTGATTGTGTCGTAGAGATAGTAACAGAAGATGAACAAGAGCGCAGTGAGGCTAGGTCTAGATGGAGGACTTATAAAAATGATGGTCATATATTGACAAGTTGTCATTTTAATGATTTAGTCTTTTCTAAATAGGACGTTTTTGTCGCGCAGTCAAATAATATAGATATTTATCTTGAATGATTAACGTGTAACCTATAGACTTACATTTACAATAAATGTAGGTTTGGGTGATTTTTGTATTTTAGATAAAATAATCCTCAATATAGAATCTATTAACTAATAATAATTAGAGGTTAAAAATGAACAATTACCGATCATCCCAATTTAGAGCAAGCGTTGTTATAGATCAGAATGGTGAAATTGTACGTAATAATGTCTTGCGTAATACATACTGGTTATTAGCTATTTCTCTAATACCAACCGTCTTAGGGGCAATTTTTGGAATAGTTTCCGGAATAAATTACGGAATGTTATCGAATCCTGGTATATCTACGATAGTATTTTTTATCGGAGCTTTTACCTTAATGTCTTGTATTGAAAAAAATAAAAATAATATTTTTGGTGTGTTATTCCTCTTAGTATTCACTTTTTTCATGGGTATAATGCTTTCTCGTCTGTTAGGAATAATAATAGGCATGCATAACGGGGCCCAGATAATATCTATGTCTTTTGGCGGCACTGCTATAATCTTTAGCGTAATGAATTTTTTGGCAAACACTACAAAACGTGATTTATCTAACTTTACAAAATGGGTTTCTATTGGAGCGGTATTAATGTTATTCGCAGCAATAGCTAATATATTTATGCATATTAGCGCCCTTTCTTTAACTATATCTATGATATCTATTATAATATTCTCATCTTTTATTCTAATTGATATTCAAAGAGTTGTTAACAATGGCGAGACTAATTATATATCAGCAACCTTAGCAATATATTTAGACATATATAATGTCTTTAGTAATCTATTAATAATTATTGGATTTATGAATAATAACAGAGAATAATTTAATTAGATGTAGTGGAGTAGTGGAGATTAAATAGGATTTTTTTGGTTAATAGTTCTTTACCTCCTAGCATAGTCTCCATCCTTCTTCGCAAGTCTAAACGTAAAACAGGCTCCAATCCCTGATTATTAAAATCAGGCTCTGATTTATCAATTCCGTATCCTATTTCTTTTAATAAAAACCACTCAAATCTCCTTAGAATACTAGCTTTGTAATTAGACTTATTACATAAATATTTTAAAGAATTACTGTATTCATCAAATAATGAAGGATGAGAATCCTCACTAGCCAGAGAATATAAAATTAATTCATTCATGTACCAGGCAGACATTAATGAATCACCCGGAAGTAAAAATATCTCTCCTAAATCAGCTCTAACTAGAGTTTTTATATTAGAAGTATTATTTTTCCAGGCCAACAACAAATGCTGAAAAGACAATAAAACAGGCCTTAATTGAGAATATGGTCTCTTAGCCCCTTTGGCAACAATAGAAATACAACCATGATTACGAGAGAATATTTTTATAATTGATGAGGTTTCCTTCCATGGGATACTATGCAAAACATAACAATCATCCTCTACAAAACTAGATTTAAATCTACTCATAGCCCATGATTTCCAAAAATTCTTTTTTATTAGACCAATTTTTGCAAACTTTTATATATATTTCCAAATATACTTTTTTATCTAATAGTTTCACAATATCTTGACGTGATTCTGTTGCAATGCGCTTCATATGCAATCCATGTGATCCTAATAATATTGCTCTATGGGTAATACGTTCCACAATTATACATGCATATATATATACAAGATTAGCCTGCTCATCCCATTTTTCTATAATTACAGCACACTTATAAGGTATTTCATCACCAACAAGCCTAAAAACTTTTTCTCTTATTATTTCAGAAACAAAAAATTTAGCTGGTCTGTCAGTTAAAACATCATCATCAAAAATCTTTTCTTTATAAGGCAAATATTTAGAAATATCATGTAATAAAGGTTCAAGTTGATATTTTTTAGAAGCACTAATAGGTATGACTGAGCTATATGGATAGTATTTAGTTGCATTATTAATAAATGGTAATAGTAAGTTTTTATCTTTTAGTAAATCAATTTTATTAATAGCCAGTAATACTGTTTTAAATTTAGGTATTATCTCTAATAAATTATTGTCTTCATTATTCCACTTACATGCTTCAATAACATGTACTACTATATCAACATCCATTAAAGCTTTACTTACTAATCTATTCATCATACGAGTCATAGTGCTTACATACTTTATTTGAAACCCAGGAGTATCTACAAAAACAAATTGCTCATTGCCCCTAGTTAGAACTCCATTAATTTTATGACGAGTAGTTTGAGCTTTTTTGGAAACTATAGAAATTTTTTCTCCAATCAATGCATTATTAAGAGTAGATTTACCAACATTTGGACAACCAATAATAGCAATAAATCCAGACTTGTACTTTTCTATGGAATTTTTCATTATAAGTTTAAAAAATTATACCTTTATGCTTTTATATAAATAACAATCTAAATAATTTGAAGATGTTAATATATTAATAGCGATCTTAGCAGCTGCTTGCTCAGCAGAACGTCTTGTATCACCTAATGCTTTTGTTTTTATATTGAGCTCAGATATAATACATTCAATCTCAAAGCGTTGATTATGCGCAGCTCCATTTATATTAACTATCAAATAACGAGGTAGCGATATCTTTCTAGACTGTAATAACTCTTGCAGTAAACTTTTTGCATCTTTACACATAGTCTTTAGATCTAGATTATTCAAAAGCTTAACAAATTGCTTTTCAATAACAATTCTGGCCTCATTAAAACTAGAATCTTTGAAAACAGCTCCGAATACTGCCTCAAGACAATCAGCTAATATTGAGGGTCTATTACAACCACCACTTTTTAACTCTCCATCGCCTAACTTTAAATATCTTGATAAATTTAAATCGCTAGCTATTGTAGCTAAAGAATTTTGCTGAACTAGTCTGGCTCTCAAACGTGATAATCCACCTTCATCAATATCTGAATACTTCTCAAATAAAAAAATGGTGATTGCAAAATTAAGTACAGAATCCCCAAGAAACTCTAACCTTTCATTATGAGGAGAACCATAACTACGATGAGTAAGCGCTAGTTCCAATAAATTATTGTTACTGAATTTATAATTTAAACTATATTCCAATTCAAGAAAAGACATAATAATTAATTTAAATAACCTATACGACCAATATCATTAAAATTCATCCATATAAAAAAAGCTCTACCTACAATATTGTGATATGGAACAAATCCCCAATATCTACTATCAAAGCTATTATCTCTATTATCACCCATAACAAAATAATTATCATCAGGAACTATACAACTAAAATCACCATCAGAATATTTAAAATTTTCTAAAAATGGAAATTTGAAATGTGGACTCAAACTATTGATATATCCTTCATTTGATAATATTTTATAAACAATATTATCTAAAAACTCATTATATCTATTAATAAAACGCATAGAATTATGATCATAATAAAAACCATCTCTATGATTATCTATTTCAATATCGTTGATGAATAGTTGTTTTTTTTTGTAGGATATTTTATCCCCTGGTAAACCTATTATGCGTTTTATATAGTCAACTTTCTTAGAGTAAGGATAATGAAATACAATTACATCGCCTCTTTTAGGTTTTGATAATAATAGAATATCATAATTTAAAAATGGTAACTTTATACTATAACTATGTTTATTCACTATAATAAAATCACCTGGTTGTAAAGTAGGCAACATAGACTCGGAAGGAATACGAAATGGCTCAAAAACAAAAGATCTAAATAAAAAAACTACTAATAGAACAGGAAAAATATTTATAGAACAGTTTGATAAATAAAGTAATTTCTTATAATAAATATTACCTGT
The genomic region above belongs to Candidatus Kinetoplastibacterium blastocrithidii (ex Strigomonas culicis) and contains:
- a CDS encoding CTP synthase, with amino-acid sequence MIKYIFITGGVVSSLGKGVTAASLAAILESRGLRVTMLKLDPYINVDPGTMSPFQHGEVFVTEDGAETDLDLGHYERFISTRMTRFNNFTTGQIYDSVIKKERRGDYLGNTVQVIPHITNEIQDFIVKGANNSFEGDADIAIVEIGGTVGDIESLPFLEAVRQMSLLLGRSNFFFMHLTLVPSVSSSSELKTKPTQHSVQKLREIGIFPDVILCRASRRISSEERSKISMFSNVPMESVISVWNVDSIYKIPSILQEQGVDDIVCKTMCFNPSPADLSVWKKLVERIENPSCDVDIGIIGKYIDFTESYKSLIEALAHAGIHTNSRVNIKYINSEDIENKGIDLIKNLDGIIVPGGFGNRGIEGKIMAINYARENKIPFLGICLGMQLAVVEFARNVAGLRNANSTEFDIDTKYPVIALINEWKDISGQIERRSVDSDKGGTLRKGAQNISVKNNTRTNGIYGASLYERHRHRYEVNNNYLKCLNDAGLIIGASTSSENLTEVIELNDHPWFIGVQFHPEFTSTPRNGHPLFIDYVKAIINRKFSKSV
- a CDS encoding electron transfer flavoprotein-ubiquinone oxidoreductase, producing MHQEESVYYDVIIVGAGPSGISAGIKLKQLAIDKKTDIKVCIIEKSLELGDHILSGAIVDIKSIRELLPNFNVEESGLFTAINEEKFLYLKKDKYFNVPNFLLPNCLKNNGCYLTRLGHLVKWMGNKAEELGVDVFTGFAATNLLYNSKDEVCGITTGSFGLDREGNKTSHFQAGLNILSKHTVLAEGSRGSLGKKVIEHFNLDKERNQQRYSIGIKEIWEIDHSKSNPGLVVHTIGWPLDDKANGGAFLYNMDKDLVSVGMVIDLNYSNPWLSPFEEFQSYKTHPVINNILENGKRLSYGAKSITMGGLLSLPKLCFKGGILIGCDAGFLNSSRLKGIHTAIESGIIAAESIIESMLLDKNTVENNELVIYTKKIKASGLYKELNKSRNFKQWSNKYKIVALLMIVLEQKIFRGHFFWNLYSKKSDNESLKPAIFFDQIIYQKPNYKTTFDIDSSVFLSNTRYEKNEPVHLKINNSETPILINLKYYAGPEARYCPAGVYNFIKDENGNHKLHVNSENCIHCKTCDIKDITQNITWETPQGGSGPAYNGM
- the acs gene encoding acetate--CoA ligase is translated as MSNAIQSFMTDDKVSNTNCNVLGASIPSYESYKNLCLKAENNFEKFWGDYATELLSWSKVFTKVLDDSNKPHYKWFIDGKINVTFNCLDVHLTNGNSDKTAIIFESDDGEITSITYKNLLKRVCRFANGLKNLGYKIGDRCVIYMPMSIEVIVAMQACARLGIIHSVVFGGFSSKSLHERILDIGASIIITSDYQKRGGKKIPLKAAVDDAINLGKCENIKNVIVYKRIGSDINWFNGRDLWMNDIEENELDYCDPVFVDAEHPLFVLYTSGSTGKPKGIQHSSAGYLLWAKMTMRWTFDTHDNDIFWCTADVGWITGHTYIAYGPLSIGLTQVIFEGVPTYPNSARFWKMIENHRVSVFYTAPTAIRSLIKSSDIDNNVHPENFDLSSLRIIGSVGEPISPNTWKWYYENVGKGNCPVADTWWQTETGGHMITPLPCLSYLKPGSCSLPLPGISAAIVDESGEEVPNFTGGFLVIKKPWPGMIRNIWGNTERFITSYFPEELRGYYLAGDGAQRDSDGYFWIMGRIDDVLNVSGHRLGTMEIESALVSNIKVSEAAVIGRSDDTTGEAVVAFIVMKGDKPSKDEAINIAKELRNWISCEIGPIAKPKDIIFCDSLPKTRSGKIMRRLLRSIANGEDINQDISTVENISIFDKLSGPF
- a CDS encoding GlcG/HbpS family heme-binding protein; amino-acid sequence: MKSKYFLTADDVKLIIKSSELYSLNKNLNVAISVVDDGGHLLGMLRLDGAPAISSHISLAKAKTSALGRRESLVYEEIINSGRYSFLSAPIIEGMLEGGVPIIIENNIIGAVGVSGAKSNEDADIARAGIDSLIAV
- a CDS encoding C40 family peptidase, which produces MENIEANYKHLRSAIKATKLVINICLVTMIVFVLSIVTGCSTLDSYNKTKTKTKKYYNRIQEQKKLHSTVKNSFKKSDIKKKNKRFYLFVSEALDNLGKPYHFGGENPRDGFDCSGLIYYCAKKSLNINLPRTSKKIAEMSKPVKKNQLQTGDLLFFNINRNKYSHVGIYLCDDLFIHSPRSGRYVEISSIKKSYWSRKFIAAHRIIK
- a CDS encoding LptF/LptG family permease, with product MQSIFSHFVAREIINRFSIQLLVLTMVWICFFVVRLITHFEVISIKIIFILSVLSLITASPIIIQVAMFIAVLFTVMRSSLEHEMIVWLSSGVSLKNWFIPVSKVSAPISIIVLILSLFLSPWAYRQIDKINNIYSQESQVNLYKNSSGRFIKSSDNNFIFFAENCTNTSLVCSDVFINKITEDGYLSIIVAERVNFVINGDNSSIVMRNVDRLDMPPSISGLDSFLYHFDNYGMHFNSDNNVKNSENKLLKCSSIIDLIHDNSLSSIFHIVWRFSSFIMFLNLSFLAVPLGFINTRNGGFINSLISLLICFLYISLTNLVRSLVFYQNISSFIGVLMPHILVILFNMFLMNQILNLNSYIRSNTSFI